One Owenweeksia hongkongensis DSM 17368 genomic region harbors:
- a CDS encoding S8/S53 family peptidase: MFFCSPTNAQSEHETAVFNGTTYYKVSGSYYLLDNIGQELIPISSSKITLKYQAGVTQTQIESVESSFNLSFERKAMTGWYDYELNSSTDLIEQVTNLQASEFVKLVEVCGPIQFQIVPNDSLAFHAPTQTWYNWGIPQTELDDAWNKTKGDPSIVAAFIDTGVDWWHEDFAQATGTSGTFWLNTAEDDWLDPNDPNSGDSIDNDGNGFIDDWRGWNFFSQQ; encoded by the coding sequence CTACAAATGCCCAATCAGAGCATGAAACAGCAGTATTCAATGGAACAACTTATTACAAAGTATCGGGAAGCTATTATTTACTTGACAATATCGGTCAGGAATTAATTCCGATTAGCTCTTCCAAAATCACATTGAAATATCAGGCGGGAGTTACTCAAACCCAGATTGAATCAGTTGAGTCTTCATTTAACCTTTCTTTTGAAAGAAAGGCTATGACCGGGTGGTATGATTATGAATTGAATTCCAGTACTGACTTAATTGAGCAAGTAACTAACCTGCAAGCCTCAGAGTTTGTTAAACTAGTCGAAGTATGCGGGCCAATACAATTTCAAATAGTGCCCAATGATAGCCTCGCTTTTCATGCACCCACACAGACATGGTATAATTGGGGTATACCTCAAACAGAATTGGATGATGCCTGGAATAAAACCAAAGGAGACCCTTCAATTGTTGCAGCATTTATAGATACGGGTGTTGATTGGTGGCATGAAGATTTTGCTCAAGCCACGGGTACGTCAGGGACGTTTTGGTTAAACACTGCTGAAGATGACTGGTTAGATCCAAACGACCCCAACAGCGGAGATAGTATTGATAATGACGGAAACGGGTTTATTGATGACTGGAGAGGTTGGAATTTTTTTTCACAACAATAA